The proteins below are encoded in one region of Arenibacter algicola:
- a CDS encoding FecR family protein, translated as MKSNRADSLIVKYLNHSINNNELDELISWLEQPGNSDVFKEYAKINYSIDYKLNTYNTEEVKNILLNKIQKDKRRNKRKRTFGIAKYAAILVLAVGAIFIFQKERSDSVTALPSTDDQTITLELDNGRSVILKEEATQDIVSDNGQVIGKQSKQGIQYEDTELSELVYNTLKIPYGKKFQVTLSDGTKVFLNSGSSMKFPVKFISGTDRTVFLSGEAYFDVKKNNDPFIVKAENIDVKVLGTQFNVSAYKEDEAMRTVLVEGSVQLLGNNPEHNTEVFLQPEQEAIWDKAEKNMVVEKADITSAIAWMNGQLIFREVAFKDIVKRLERSYNCTILNKNPMLNNEIFTATFDVEIENIEKIMSYISKNTPYSYTMSENRVITIN; from the coding sequence ATGAAGTCCAATCGTGCTGATAGTTTAATAGTGAAATATCTTAACCATTCAATCAATAATAATGAATTGGATGAGTTGATTTCTTGGTTGGAACAGCCAGGTAATAGTGATGTTTTTAAGGAGTACGCTAAAATTAATTATTCAATAGATTACAAATTGAACACATATAATACGGAAGAAGTAAAAAATATTTTACTAAATAAAATCCAAAAAGATAAAAGGAGGAATAAGAGAAAACGTACTTTTGGGATTGCTAAGTATGCTGCCATATTGGTTCTGGCAGTAGGGGCAATATTTATATTTCAAAAAGAAAGATCAGACTCCGTAACAGCATTGCCTTCCACGGATGATCAAACCATAACTTTGGAACTGGATAATGGGCGATCTGTTATTTTGAAGGAAGAAGCTACACAAGATATAGTTTCGGATAATGGGCAAGTTATAGGGAAACAAAGTAAGCAGGGAATTCAATATGAGGATACCGAGCTTTCCGAATTAGTATACAATACCCTCAAGATACCCTACGGAAAAAAGTTTCAAGTAACCCTATCTGATGGTACCAAGGTGTTTTTGAATTCTGGTTCTAGTATGAAATTCCCGGTTAAATTTATTTCAGGTACCGATCGGACTGTTTTTCTTTCTGGAGAGGCTTATTTTGATGTTAAAAAGAATAATGACCCATTTATTGTGAAAGCCGAGAATATTGATGTGAAAGTATTGGGAACCCAGTTTAATGTTTCGGCTTATAAAGAGGACGAGGCAATGCGTACTGTTTTGGTGGAGGGGTCAGTTCAACTTCTAGGTAATAATCCAGAACATAATACAGAAGTTTTTCTACAGCCAGAACAAGAAGCCATTTGGGATAAGGCTGAAAAAAACATGGTAGTTGAAAAAGCAGACATCACATCAGCCATTGCTTGGATGAACGGCCAGTTGATATTTAGGGAAGTAGCTTTTAAAGACATTGTTAAAAGGTTGGAGAGGAGTTACAACTGCACTATTCTTAATAAGAATCCAATGCTCAATAATGAAATTTTTACGGCCACTTTTGATGTTGAAATTGAAAACATAGAAAAAATAATGAGCTATATTTCCAAAAACACTCCTTACAGCTATACCATGAGCGAAAACAGAGTTATCACTATAAACTAA
- a CDS encoding sulfatase family protein, whose protein sequence is MNLNNSIISATMKLNLIRPDSIRYHVCRRIFTTGCLAILYLLVASCREKEVETQDTYPNVVIIMADDLGYGDLQSYNKNSLIPTPNLDKLASEGIRFTDAYCPVSVCSPSRFALMTGTYPFRSWKKSGVMANYEPSLIQPGQLTLMQMLQQKGYTTAGFGKWHLGTTFPTLDGKKPAGYGKFKAENNGANIDLGKPVSDGPMDHGFEKWLGFSCASECWVLEGKKVMGILQHDYYNVDSAQNKEHLKTIPRDEYLSLITDKSTQFMQEHVAEHRNKPFFLYYSPYVPHIPLAASKDFIGSTDAGLYGDYVHELDFYIGKLLKTLDSLKLAENTIVLFASDNGSTFTETSRDADFSKVSNSLGEMDIEINNSLVHNPNGELRGTKQTAWEGGVRTPFIARWPGHFPQGAVSKQFFALSDIMATLASVVNNNLPDNQAVDSYNLLPVLMGNEVDVRPSVVIQSGRGDKGLRMGKWKYIEPSNANNGTGELYDLEKDISEGENLIGNLPEKAQELKIELDKIVDGKSSK, encoded by the coding sequence ATGAATTTAAATAATTCGATTATTTCAGCAACGATGAAGCTTAATCTGATAAGGCCAGATAGTATTAGGTACCATGTTTGTAGAAGGATTTTCACCACTGGTTGTTTGGCGATATTGTACCTATTGGTCGCGTCGTGTAGGGAAAAGGAAGTGGAAACCCAAGATACCTATCCCAACGTTGTTATCATTATGGCTGATGATCTGGGCTATGGTGATCTTCAATCGTACAATAAAAATTCCTTGATTCCTACACCTAATTTGGATAAACTGGCTTCAGAAGGTATCCGATTTACGGATGCCTATTGTCCAGTTTCAGTTTGTTCCCCTTCTAGATTTGCCCTAATGACGGGAACATACCCTTTCAGAAGTTGGAAGAAATCAGGGGTAATGGCTAATTATGAACCATCTTTGATACAACCTGGCCAATTGACATTAATGCAAATGCTTCAACAAAAGGGATATACAACCGCAGGTTTTGGTAAATGGCATCTCGGTACTACCTTTCCTACATTGGACGGAAAAAAGCCTGCTGGTTACGGAAAATTTAAAGCTGAAAATAATGGGGCCAATATAGATTTGGGCAAGCCCGTAAGTGATGGTCCTATGGACCATGGGTTTGAAAAATGGCTTGGATTTAGTTGTGCCAGTGAATGTTGGGTGTTGGAGGGTAAAAAAGTTATGGGAATACTTCAGCACGATTACTATAATGTGGATTCCGCGCAAAACAAGGAGCACCTAAAAACAATCCCTCGGGACGAATATCTTTCGCTCATTACCGATAAAAGCACTCAATTTATGCAAGAGCATGTTGCCGAGCATAGGAACAAGCCATTTTTTTTGTATTACTCTCCCTATGTACCTCATATTCCTTTAGCAGCAAGTAAAGATTTCATTGGATCTACAGATGCAGGCTTATATGGAGACTATGTTCACGAGTTGGATTTTTATATTGGCAAACTCCTGAAAACCTTGGATAGCCTAAAGTTGGCCGAAAATACCATAGTTCTCTTTGCAAGTGATAATGGGTCCACTTTTACGGAAACTAGTAGAGATGCTGATTTTTCGAAGGTTAGCAACAGTTTGGGTGAGATGGATATTGAAATAAATAATTCTTTGGTACATAATCCCAATGGGGAATTACGTGGAACTAAACAAACTGCTTGGGAGGGGGGAGTGAGAACCCCGTTTATTGCAAGATGGCCTGGGCACTTTCCCCAAGGTGCCGTTTCAAAACAATTTTTTGCTTTAAGTGATATTATGGCAACTTTAGCTTCAGTGGTAAATAATAATTTACCTGATAATCAGGCAGTTGATAGTTATAATTTACTACCCGTTCTTATGGGTAATGAAGTAGATGTTAGGCCTTCAGTAGTTATCCAATCTGGAAGAGGGGATAAAGGCCTGCGCATGGGTAAATGGAAATATATTGAGCCCAGTAATGCAAACAATGGAACAGGGGAATTATATGATCTGGAAAAGGATATTTCAGAAGGGGAAAATCTTATTGGGAATTTGCCGGAAAAGGCACAAGAATTGAAAATTGAACTTGATAAAATTGTCGATGGTAAATCGTCAAAATAA
- a CDS encoding cupin domain-containing protein, protein MIFNNLLSSSLENSKDKEVILSKVEFPPNTILPKHWHPGEEFVHVLEGSLCLWQEGQKETKYSKGDTFIVPYRKIHSPYTEKNGAKVLIFRVHEKGIEERYLVE, encoded by the coding sequence ATGATTTTCAATAATTTACTTTCTTCTTCATTAGAAAATTCAAAGGATAAAGAAGTTATTCTAAGTAAAGTAGAATTCCCTCCAAACACAATATTACCCAAACATTGGCATCCTGGCGAAGAATTTGTACATGTGCTTGAAGGATCACTGTGTCTTTGGCAGGAAGGTCAAAAGGAAACTAAGTATTCGAAAGGTGATACATTTATTGTTCCGTATCGAAAAATCCATTCGCCTTACACAGAGAAAAATGGCGCCAAAGTATTGATATTCAGAGTTCATGAAAAGGGTATTGAAGAACGTTACCTAGTAGAGTAG
- a CDS encoding glycosyl hydrolase family 95 catalytic domain-containing protein, translating into MFFKISGYSQSSHLLWYDEPAQYFEESLVLGNGKMGASVFGGISSDKIYLNDATFWSGEPVQTMMSPKAYKNIPEIREALNNEDYELANEVYKKVQGSFSQSYAPIGTMFVNFKHSKNAQNYRRSLDLSNATATTKYSVGNSDYEREYFVSNPDKVMVMHYTSSEDSSLNFKIEFKSEMKYQISNDGKTLVINGYAPYHAEPIYNDVPDPVLFDETRGTRFTVRIQITETDGTVKISKNVLSLSKGSKATVLMSIETSFNGFDKNPATEGKDNASLAASQLQQASNKNYEVLKNAHIADYQSFFNRLSLTLGETMAPDITTDERLIRYAGGAEDKNLEVLYFQFGRYLLISSSRTKEVPANLQGIWNQHVRPPWSSNYTININTQENYWLAESGNLSEMHMPLMGFIKNLAQTGAITAKTFYGVNGWTASHNTDIWAMTNPVGGFGKGDPVWANWNMAGAWLSTHLWEHYIYTMDEEFLREKGYPLMKDAAKFCLEWMVQDKDGYYITSPSTSPENLFKKPDGYIGATFYGATSDLAIIKELFDQTIKATEVLDVDPEFKERLNSVRAKLYPYKIGKDGSLQEWYYDWEDADPKHRHQSHLIGLHPGHHINPQKTPELARAVEKALEIKGDDTTGWSKGWRINLWTRLWNGNRAYKMYRELLKPVKPSGLTFKYDGGGGTYPNLLDAHPPFQIDGNFGGAAAVIEMLIQSGEQEIRLLPALPDEWDHGTVKGIRARGGYEIDMEWANNRPINLTIRSQEENTVKLIFGATEKEFHLNKGTNSVLFFFF; encoded by the coding sequence TTGTTTTTCAAAATCTCAGGCTATTCACAGTCCAGTCACCTCCTCTGGTACGATGAGCCAGCGCAATATTTTGAAGAAAGCTTGGTTCTTGGGAACGGCAAAATGGGAGCATCTGTTTTTGGAGGGATTTCTTCTGATAAGATATATTTAAATGACGCCACTTTTTGGTCAGGAGAGCCTGTACAGACCATGATGAGCCCTAAGGCTTATAAAAATATTCCCGAAATTAGGGAAGCCTTAAATAACGAAGATTATGAATTAGCCAACGAGGTCTATAAAAAAGTACAAGGCTCTTTTTCTCAGTCTTACGCCCCCATCGGAACCATGTTCGTTAATTTCAAACATTCTAAAAATGCACAAAATTATAGACGGTCCTTAGATCTCAGCAACGCGACCGCTACAACCAAATATAGCGTAGGGAATTCAGATTACGAACGAGAATACTTTGTTTCAAACCCAGATAAGGTTATGGTAATGCATTACACCAGTTCTGAGGATTCGTCTTTAAACTTTAAGATTGAGTTTAAAAGTGAAATGAAATATCAAATTTCAAACGATGGCAAAACCCTTGTTATTAACGGGTATGCACCCTATCATGCAGAACCTATTTACAATGATGTTCCAGATCCCGTGTTATTCGACGAAACTAGGGGAACACGGTTTACAGTGCGTATTCAGATTACTGAAACTGATGGCACCGTAAAAATCAGTAAAAATGTCCTGTCACTTTCAAAAGGTAGTAAGGCAACTGTGCTAATGAGTATTGAAACGAGTTTTAACGGATTTGATAAAAACCCAGCCACAGAAGGAAAGGACAATGCCAGTTTGGCTGCCAGCCAATTACAACAAGCATCAAATAAAAATTATGAAGTTCTAAAAAATGCGCATATAGCGGACTATCAATCTTTTTTTAATAGATTAAGCTTAACGCTTGGCGAAACCATGGCCCCAGACATAACTACTGATGAACGTCTAATCAGATATGCCGGGGGTGCCGAGGATAAAAATTTAGAAGTGCTTTATTTTCAATTTGGAAGGTACCTATTAATCTCCAGCTCTAGGACCAAGGAAGTACCCGCAAATTTGCAGGGTATTTGGAACCAACATGTAAGACCACCTTGGAGCAGTAATTATACGATTAATATAAATACACAAGAAAATTATTGGTTGGCAGAAAGTGGTAACCTTTCCGAAATGCACATGCCCCTTATGGGCTTTATTAAAAACCTGGCGCAAACCGGTGCTATTACAGCAAAGACATTTTACGGTGTAAACGGATGGACCGCCAGTCACAATACTGATATTTGGGCAATGACCAATCCAGTTGGAGGTTTTGGTAAAGGAGACCCAGTATGGGCCAACTGGAATATGGCAGGTGCTTGGTTAAGCACCCACCTTTGGGAACATTATATCTATACTATGGATGAGGAGTTTCTAAGGGAAAAGGGTTACCCTCTAATGAAAGATGCGGCAAAATTTTGTTTAGAATGGATGGTGCAAGACAAGGATGGTTATTATATTACCTCTCCCTCCACTTCGCCAGAAAACCTGTTTAAAAAACCGGACGGCTATATTGGTGCTACTTTTTACGGCGCTACCTCAGACCTAGCAATTATTAAGGAATTATTCGACCAAACCATTAAGGCTACAGAGGTGTTAGATGTGGACCCAGAATTTAAGGAACGTCTCAATTCTGTAAGAGCAAAGCTATATCCATATAAAATTGGTAAAGACGGGAGTTTACAAGAGTGGTATTACGACTGGGAAGATGCAGATCCAAAGCACCGACATCAATCACATCTAATTGGTCTGCATCCTGGCCACCACATCAATCCTCAGAAAACACCAGAGCTTGCCAGAGCAGTTGAAAAAGCACTTGAAATTAAGGGAGATGATACAACAGGTTGGTCAAAAGGTTGGCGAATTAACCTGTGGACTCGTTTATGGAATGGCAATAGGGCTTATAAAATGTATCGAGAATTACTGAAACCTGTTAAACCAAGTGGCCTCACCTTCAAATATGACGGTGGCGGAGGAACGTATCCTAACCTTTTAGATGCACATCCGCCATTTCAAATAGATGGTAATTTTGGTGGCGCAGCGGCTGTCATAGAGATGCTGATACAATCGGGTGAGCAAGAAATAAGATTGTTGCCCGCATTACCAGATGAATGGGACCACGGCACAGTGAAGGGCATTCGCGCAAGGGGTGGCTATGAAATCGATATGGAATGGGCGAATAACCGACCGATAAATCTAACTATACGTTCACAAGAGGAAAATACAGTGAAATTGATTTTCGGTGCAACAGAAAAAGAATTCCACTTGAATAAGGGTACAAACTCAGTCCTCTTTTTCTTTTTTTAA
- a CDS encoding RNA polymerase sigma factor, producing MLDFSVNSILMGQLEKGNEKAFSFLVENYNQRLCVYANSLVNDPVKAQDIVQNVFIKTWEKRETLRHNLSIKGFLYRAVHNEFIDQYRSAKSLMALEKLYMDTLVKFEMEPEQQGTEEIMERVMFAINDLPPKCQQIFLMSKKEGLDNIEIAEYLEISRKTVENQITKAFTILREKLGKKYKTVLMVIFGVNTKNVV from the coding sequence ATGTTGGATTTTAGTGTTAATTCGATTTTGATGGGTCAATTGGAGAAAGGCAATGAAAAGGCTTTTTCCTTTTTAGTGGAAAACTATAACCAGAGATTATGTGTTTATGCCAACAGTTTGGTGAATGACCCCGTAAAGGCACAAGATATAGTTCAGAATGTTTTTATAAAAACATGGGAAAAACGAGAGACCCTAAGGCATAATCTTTCTATAAAGGGGTTTCTATACCGAGCTGTCCACAATGAGTTCATTGACCAATACAGAAGTGCCAAATCCTTAATGGCATTGGAGAAATTATATATGGATACCCTAGTGAAATTTGAGATGGAACCGGAGCAACAAGGAACCGAAGAAATAATGGAAAGGGTAATGTTTGCCATAAATGACCTTCCTCCCAAATGCCAACAAATATTTCTTATGAGCAAAAAAGAAGGATTGGACAATATTGAAATAGCAGAATATTTGGAAATATCACGTAAAACTGTAGAAAACCAAATAACCAAGGCTTTTACCATTCTTAGGGAAAAACTTGGAAAAAAGTACAAGACCGTTTTGATGGTTATATTTGGTGTTAATACCAAAAATGTAGTCTAA
- a CDS encoding FAD-dependent oxidoreductase → MRQKLSYLGYLILVMLVSSLSFSCGNSDKPVNNNEADIIIYGGTSAAISAAVEAKRSGKSVIVVSPDIHLGGLSSGGLGYTDTGDKSVIGGLAREFYHRVWQHYNTNEAWNWQKKEEYGNQGQGTPAMDGENRTMWIFEPHVAEKVFEDMVAEDQIRVDRNEWLDREKGVQMKDGNIVSITTLSGKKYSGKMFLDTTYEGDLMAAAGVSYHVGREGKEVYGEEWNGVQTGVLHHKHWFEADISPYMVPGDPTSGLLPKVSGEHPGEKYSGDDKIQAYCFRMCMTNHPENRIPFPKPEGYDPIQYELLARVFEHGWKDWFVKFDPIPNHKTDTNNHGPFSSDNIGMNYDYPEANYERRKEIIKEHENYQKGLLWFVANDPRVPEDIQTEMQTWGLSKDEFKDNGNWPHQIYVREARRMIGDFVMTENELLKKSPTPKPIGMGSYTMDSHNVQRYIKPDGFVQNEGDIGVSTNGPYTISYGSLVPKKEDCKNLLVPVCLSSSHIAFGSIRMEPVFMILGQSAAAAAVLAINESTVVQDVDYNKLKGVLVGKGQIVE, encoded by the coding sequence ATGAGACAAAAATTAAGTTACCTCGGTTATTTGATACTGGTCATGCTAGTATCAAGTCTATCATTTAGTTGCGGAAATAGTGATAAACCAGTAAATAATAACGAAGCCGATATCATTATTTACGGAGGCACCTCGGCGGCCATTTCGGCAGCAGTGGAAGCCAAGCGTTCTGGAAAATCGGTCATTGTGGTGTCCCCGGATATTCATTTGGGAGGCTTGTCATCAGGAGGCTTGGGCTATACGGATACTGGTGATAAAAGTGTCATTGGGGGTCTGGCCAGGGAATTTTATCATAGGGTATGGCAACATTACAACACTAATGAAGCATGGAACTGGCAGAAAAAAGAGGAATATGGGAACCAAGGTCAAGGAACCCCTGCCATGGACGGTGAGAACAGGACAATGTGGATTTTTGAGCCCCATGTGGCTGAAAAGGTCTTTGAGGATATGGTGGCAGAAGATCAGATTCGAGTAGATAGAAATGAATGGTTAGATAGGGAAAAAGGGGTTCAGATGAAGGATGGTAACATAGTTTCTATTACCACCTTGTCCGGTAAAAAGTACTCTGGGAAAATGTTCTTGGACACTACTTATGAAGGAGACCTTATGGCCGCGGCAGGCGTAAGTTATCACGTGGGCCGTGAAGGTAAGGAGGTATATGGGGAGGAGTGGAACGGGGTTCAAACTGGTGTATTGCATCACAAACACTGGTTCGAGGCAGATATATCTCCATATATGGTGCCTGGGGATCCTACCAGTGGCCTTCTTCCTAAGGTTTCAGGAGAACACCCAGGGGAAAAGTACAGTGGAGACGATAAAATCCAGGCATATTGTTTCCGTATGTGTATGACAAATCATCCTGAAAATAGGATTCCCTTTCCAAAGCCTGAAGGTTACGATCCAATACAGTATGAACTATTGGCGCGAGTTTTTGAACATGGTTGGAAAGATTGGTTTGTGAAATTTGATCCAATACCGAACCATAAAACGGATACCAATAATCACGGTCCATTTAGCAGTGATAATATAGGTATGAACTACGATTATCCAGAGGCAAACTACGAAAGAAGGAAGGAAATAATAAAGGAGCATGAAAATTACCAAAAAGGCTTACTTTGGTTTGTGGCCAATGACCCCAGGGTACCTGAGGATATACAGACTGAAATGCAGACATGGGGATTGTCCAAGGATGAATTTAAGGACAATGGCAATTGGCCACACCAGATCTATGTTAGGGAAGCAAGACGGATGATTGGTGATTTCGTGATGACGGAAAATGAACTGTTGAAAAAAAGCCCGACACCTAAACCCATAGGTATGGGTTCTTATACAATGGATTCGCATAATGTACAGCGCTATATTAAGCCTGATGGTTTTGTCCAAAACGAAGGGGATATAGGGGTGAGTACCAATGGGCCTTATACAATCTCCTACGGTTCATTGGTCCCGAAGAAGGAAGATTGTAAAAACCTTCTGGTGCCGGTTTGTTTATCGTCTAGCCATATCGCCTTTGGTTCTATCCGTATGGAGCCGGTGTTCATGATTTTGGGACAATCGGCCGCTGCGGCCGCAGTGCTGGCAATAAATGAAAGCACAGTAGTTCAAGATGTGGATTATAATAAATTAAAAGGAGTTCTGGTTGGTAAAGGTCAGATAGTAGAGTAA
- a CDS encoding carbon starvation CstA family protein, whose product MISFIVSIFVLILGYFTYGKFVEKIFGVEKDRPTPAIRLQDDVDFMPLPAWRIFLIQFLNIAGLGPIFGAIAGAMFGPAAFLWIVLGSIFAGAVHDYFSGMLSVRHDGLSISEVVGIYLGPKMKHFMRYFTIILLIFVGTVFLMGPAKIIDGMTGNMWNLWVWVGIILVYYILSTLLPIDKMISKLYPVFGMAMLLMAIGLLFALLFGDYHIPEIVPANLRNMTTSPTETPLFPILFVTIACGAISGFHATQSPLMARCMKNETLGRKIFYGTMITEGIVAMIWAAAAMTFFGNVELLNGAMLANNNNAAWAANEISLNMLGSIGGVLALLGIVAAPITSGDTAFRSARLILADVFKTDQKKIKNRLYLSLPLFVIAFALTQIDFGIIWRYFAWSNQTLATVVLWTITAYLMFNNKVYWVTLLPAIFMTMVCSTYILIAPEGFKLANNLAYLGGASITLCVTILFWMYTVKRQKIVEGLVP is encoded by the coding sequence ATGATCTCATTTATAGTTTCCATATTTGTTTTAATCTTAGGCTATTTCACTTACGGAAAATTCGTGGAGAAAATATTCGGAGTGGAGAAAGATCGTCCCACTCCGGCCATAAGATTACAGGACGATGTGGATTTTATGCCCTTGCCGGCGTGGCGTATTTTTCTCATCCAGTTTCTGAACATTGCAGGTCTTGGCCCAATTTTCGGAGCAATAGCTGGTGCCATGTTCGGACCTGCCGCATTTCTTTGGATCGTGCTGGGAAGCATATTTGCAGGGGCTGTACACGACTATTTTTCAGGCATGCTTTCTGTGCGCCACGACGGACTTAGTATTAGTGAGGTAGTAGGCATTTACCTTGGTCCAAAGATGAAGCATTTTATGCGCTACTTCACCATAATACTTTTGATTTTTGTAGGCACGGTATTCTTGATGGGACCGGCCAAGATCATTGATGGTATGACGGGGAATATGTGGAACCTTTGGGTATGGGTGGGCATTATTTTGGTATATTATATTCTTTCTACGCTTTTGCCCATAGATAAAATGATAAGCAAGCTCTATCCCGTTTTTGGTATGGCCATGCTTTTGATGGCGATTGGGCTACTTTTTGCACTATTATTTGGGGACTACCATATCCCGGAAATTGTACCGGCCAATTTAAGGAATATGACCACCAGTCCAACTGAAACACCATTATTCCCAATACTGTTCGTAACCATTGCATGCGGAGCCATATCAGGATTCCATGCCACGCAATCCCCTTTAATGGCGCGTTGTATGAAAAATGAAACATTGGGAAGAAAGATTTTTTACGGTACTATGATAACCGAAGGTATTGTAGCCATGATCTGGGCTGCAGCGGCAATGACCTTTTTTGGCAATGTAGAATTACTAAATGGTGCTATGTTGGCCAATAACAATAATGCTGCTTGGGCTGCCAATGAAATATCGCTAAACATGTTGGGCAGCATAGGAGGGGTTTTGGCCTTGTTGGGTATCGTAGCCGCACCTATTACTTCTGGAGATACGGCTTTTAGGTCGGCCAGATTGATTCTAGCAGACGTATTTAAAACGGATCAAAAGAAGATCAAAAATAGGCTTTACCTGAGCTTACCGTTGTTTGTGATCGCCTTTGCGCTTACCCAGATCGATTTTGGCATAATATGGCGCTATTTTGCATGGAGCAACCAGACCTTGGCTACTGTTGTACTATGGACAATTACAGCCTATCTTATGTTTAATAATAAGGTCTATTGGGTAACCCTTTTACCTGCGATTTTTATGACCATGGTCTGTAGCACCTACATCTTAATTGCTCCCGAAGGATTTAAATTGGCCAATAATCTGGCATATTTAGGGGGAGCATCCATTACGCTGTGTGTTACAATTCTGTTTTGGATGTACACAGTTAAAAGACAAAAAATAGTAGAGGGCCTTGTTCCTTAG
- a CDS encoding transposase, translated as MANTISLNYRSILNYFIIRSTNVWAESFNAKIKAFRAQFRGVKKVEFSFTA; from the coding sequence ATTGCAAATACGATATCGCTCAATTATAGGTCGATCCTGAACTATTTTATAATCAGGAGTACAAATGTATGGGCAGAATCCTTCAACGCAAAAATAAAAGCTTTTAGGGCCCAGTTCAGAGGGGTGAAGAAAGTGGAGTTTTCCTTTACAGCTTAA